From Sinorhizobium sp. RAC02, a single genomic window includes:
- a CDS encoding ATPase domain-containing protein: MPKPKKSTVVSTGIAGLNEILRGGLPASNLYMLQGAPGSGKTTAALQFLRAGVEAGESCIYVTLSQTAAELEAIAVSHGWTLEGIRVEELSTSGTVSEADDQSIFLTADLRLDETRKAIEAAIEAHKPRRLVYDSLLEIRLITGDSPRFRRELIGFKSFLAKRNVVALLLDTQTPGYDRSGEEVEGLAHGVIRFDKSLEEYGGVRRRIEVSKMRGVPIADGYHDMAIREGQGVVVFPRIMSSAAVETAKPQLIKSGVAELDEMFGGGQEAGTTTLVIGQSGTGKSTMSSLYATAALKRGESVALFLFEERLETFFRRSEGLGMELRQFHKDGKLILRDFNPNEISPGEFGQIVQDAVTQNKSRVVVIDSLTGYLNSLPHREKAVRDIQSLLKYLARSGVLTMLIVAQHGLIGQNVGIDVDVSFLGDTVLLLRIMEHEGRLRRNITVVKKRHGPHDLNIRELIIESGGVSVVAYNPLPDPK; encoded by the coding sequence ATGCCCAAACCGAAGAAATCCACCGTCGTTAGCACCGGAATCGCAGGATTGAACGAAATTCTGCGCGGAGGCCTTCCTGCATCGAACCTCTACATGCTTCAGGGTGCGCCGGGATCGGGCAAGACCACAGCCGCGCTGCAGTTTTTGCGCGCCGGTGTCGAGGCTGGGGAGAGCTGCATCTACGTCACGCTTTCGCAGACAGCTGCAGAATTGGAAGCCATTGCCGTGTCGCACGGCTGGACCCTTGAAGGCATCCGTGTTGAAGAGCTATCGACATCAGGGACCGTCAGTGAAGCCGACGACCAGAGTATATTTCTGACGGCCGATCTGCGGCTGGACGAGACTAGGAAAGCCATTGAAGCAGCGATCGAGGCGCACAAGCCTCGCCGCCTCGTCTATGATTCTCTGCTCGAAATCCGGCTCATCACCGGCGATTCCCCTCGCTTTCGCCGTGAATTGATCGGTTTCAAATCCTTCCTTGCGAAGCGGAACGTGGTCGCGCTGTTACTGGATACCCAGACGCCCGGCTACGACCGCAGCGGCGAGGAGGTCGAGGGGCTCGCCCACGGCGTTATCCGGTTCGACAAGTCGCTGGAGGAATATGGTGGCGTGCGCCGCCGTATCGAAGTCTCCAAGATGCGCGGCGTGCCGATCGCCGACGGTTATCACGATATGGCAATCCGCGAGGGGCAGGGGGTCGTCGTTTTTCCGCGTATCATGTCCAGCGCCGCCGTAGAAACGGCCAAGCCGCAGTTGATCAAATCCGGTGTCGCCGAGCTCGACGAGATGTTCGGCGGTGGCCAGGAGGCCGGGACCACGACGCTCGTCATCGGGCAGTCAGGTACTGGCAAATCGACCATGTCGTCCCTCTATGCCACCGCGGCGCTCAAACGGGGTGAGAGTGTGGCGCTCTTCCTGTTCGAGGAGCGGTTGGAAACCTTCTTCCGTCGTTCTGAAGGCTTGGGCATGGAACTCAGGCAGTTCCACAAGGATGGCAAGCTCATCCTGCGGGACTTCAATCCCAACGAAATCTCCCCCGGCGAATTCGGGCAGATCGTTCAGGACGCCGTCACGCAAAACAAGTCACGGGTTGTGGTCATCGACAGCCTGACGGGATACCTGAATTCTCTGCCCCATCGCGAGAAAGCGGTTCGCGACATCCAGTCGCTGCTGAAGTACCTTGCCCGCTCTGGTGTCCTAACCATGTTGATCGTTGCTCAGCACGGTCTGATCGGACAGAATGTCGGTATCGATGTGGATGTCAGCTTTCTCGGAGATACCGTTCTGCTTCTGCGGATCATGGAGCACGAAGGGCGCTTGCGCCGGAACATCACCGTGGTCAAGAAGCGTCACGGTCCCCACGATCTCAACATCCGTGAGCTGATCATAGAAAGCGGAGGCGTCAGCGTCGTCGCCTACAATCCTCTCCCAGACCCGAAATGA
- a CDS encoding PAS domain S-box protein, translating to MADIIRNHDWASTSLGPMSSWPPQLKCAVDIAIPSGAQIVMFCGDDFIAIYNDAYAPSIGTKHPRALGRPAKENWAELWDDLEPLLLRVREAGDTVVAKDRPFYIERHGVPETVYFDISYSPISNEQGHVLAVLCIVNETTERVGYEAKLKRLASIIASSEDAILGIDLAMTVTDWNSGAEKLYGFCAEEIVGRPVTLLVPDDRIDEEARIIARIKAGERVETHETVRRHSSGRLLDVSLTVSPIYDADGKIVGASKIARDITARKEAERVQDLLVGELNHRVKNVLATVAAIARQTFAGLPDVEPARTTFDARLQSLARAHDLLTKGSWKAASLRAAVSEALSPYPPEQFEISGPNVDVSPKAVVALTLILHELATNAAKYGALGVNSGKVTVSWNVSEAQLTLSWKETGGPQVMPPSRKGFGSRLIEALSSGHLRGNVDLNYDVLGVNCMIGAPLDTEWSDHDHIH from the coding sequence ATGGCTGACATTATTCGCAACCACGACTGGGCAAGCACTAGCCTCGGACCGATGTCGTCGTGGCCGCCTCAATTGAAGTGTGCGGTTGACATCGCAATTCCGTCGGGCGCGCAGATCGTGATGTTTTGCGGGGATGACTTCATCGCCATTTATAATGATGCATACGCCCCATCGATCGGAACCAAGCACCCGAGAGCCTTAGGGAGACCGGCGAAAGAAAACTGGGCCGAACTTTGGGACGACCTGGAACCGCTTCTCCTCAGGGTGCGTGAGGCCGGCGACACAGTTGTCGCCAAGGATCGGCCCTTTTATATCGAGCGGCATGGCGTGCCGGAAACCGTCTATTTCGACATTTCCTACTCGCCCATTTCTAACGAACAGGGTCATGTTCTCGCCGTGCTCTGCATCGTCAATGAAACGACGGAACGGGTTGGCTACGAGGCAAAACTCAAGCGCCTGGCGTCAATCATCGCCTCGTCGGAAGATGCGATCCTCGGTATTGACCTCGCCATGACGGTTACCGATTGGAACAGTGGCGCCGAAAAGCTCTATGGATTTTGCGCCGAGGAAATCGTGGGTAGGCCTGTCACCCTCCTCGTTCCAGACGACCGCATCGACGAGGAGGCTCGCATCATCGCCCGCATCAAGGCGGGAGAACGGGTGGAAACCCATGAGACCGTCCGGCGACATAGCAGCGGACGGCTCCTGGACGTTTCTTTGACTGTCTCACCAATCTATGACGCCGATGGCAAAATCGTCGGGGCTTCAAAAATTGCCCGCGATATTACAGCCCGAAAAGAAGCTGAGCGCGTTCAGGACCTCCTGGTCGGCGAACTGAACCACCGTGTCAAGAACGTCCTTGCGACGGTCGCCGCGATCGCTCGTCAGACGTTTGCCGGCTTGCCGGACGTCGAACCAGCAAGGACAACCTTTGACGCCCGCTTACAAAGCCTGGCCAGAGCGCACGACCTGCTGACGAAAGGGAGTTGGAAAGCAGCCAGCCTTCGCGCGGCGGTCAGCGAGGCGCTGTCTCCCTATCCGCCCGAACAATTCGAGATCAGCGGGCCCAATGTCGACGTCTCCCCCAAGGCAGTGGTCGCCCTAACACTAATATTGCACGAGCTTGCCACGAATGCCGCAAAATATGGTGCCTTGGGAGTGAACTCCGGAAAGGTGACAGTGTCGTGGAACGTATCAGAAGCGCAACTTACTCTGTCGTGGAAAGAAACCGGAGGGCCACAAGTCATGCCGCCCAGCCGTAAAGGCTTTGGATCCCGGTTGATCGAAGCCCTGTCATCTGGCCATCTTCGGGGCAACGTCGATCTCAACTACGATGTTCTGGGCGTAAACTGCATGATCGGCGCGCCGCTCGACACGGAATGGAGCGACCACGACCATATTCATTAA
- a CDS encoding Hsp20 family protein, translated as MATSYDYAPLYRSSVGFDRVFSLLENAQRARSTNDWPPYDIVKTGDDTYRISIAVAGFAQDDLDISFQSNLLTVTGKKQETPTDGYLHRGIAGRPFEHRFELADHVRVNGADLSNGLLSIELVREIPEALKPRKITIQSTPTLTSVAPTQIEAQKAA; from the coding sequence ATGGCAACATCTTACGATTACGCACCTCTCTACCGCTCGAGCGTCGGCTTCGACCGGGTATTCAGTCTCCTGGAAAATGCACAGCGCGCCCGCTCGACCAACGACTGGCCACCCTACGACATCGTCAAAACCGGTGACGACACCTACCGGATCTCGATCGCGGTGGCGGGCTTTGCCCAGGACGACCTCGACATCAGTTTCCAGTCCAATCTGCTGACTGTTACCGGCAAGAAGCAGGAGACCCCAACGGATGGCTACCTACATCGCGGCATTGCTGGCCGTCCGTTTGAACACCGGTTCGAACTAGCCGACCATGTCAGGGTGAATGGCGCGGATCTGAGCAACGGTCTCCTGTCGATCGAGCTTGTTCGTGAAATCCCCGAGGCATTGAAGCCGCGGAAGATCACGATCCAGAGCACACCTACTTTGACCTCGGTTGCTCCAACGCAGATCGAGGCGCAAAAGGCGGCTTGA
- a CDS encoding cold-shock protein, with the protein MTTGTVKWFNSTKGFGFIQPDNGGADAFVHISAVERAGMREIVEGQKIGFDLERDNKSGKMSACNLQAV; encoded by the coding sequence ATGACCACTGGCACCGTAAAATGGTTTAATTCCACGAAGGGCTTCGGCTTCATTCAGCCTGACAACGGCGGCGCTGACGCCTTCGTTCACATCTCTGCCGTCGAGCGTGCTGGAATGCGCGAAATCGTCGAAGGCCAGAAGATCGGTTTCGACCTTGAGCGCGACAACAAGTCGGGCAAGATGTCTGCCTGCAACCTGCAAGCTGTATAA
- a CDS encoding response regulator, with protein sequence MTQKGITVVVVEDEALVRLDVVISLENEGFIVLEATNADDAIDILNAHPEIRLMFTDIDMPGSMDGLKLASAVRDRWPPVKIIVASGHRQLSDELLPVEGRFFSKPYDHARVIATIREMLAAA encoded by the coding sequence ATGACGCAAAAGGGGATCACAGTCGTTGTCGTCGAAGACGAGGCGCTCGTAAGACTGGATGTAGTTATATCGCTTGAGAACGAAGGGTTCATTGTGCTCGAGGCCACAAATGCCGACGACGCCATCGACATTCTGAACGCCCATCCAGAGATCCGGTTGATGTTCACCGATATCGACATGCCGGGCAGTATGGACGGCTTGAAGCTGGCCTCTGCTGTTCGCGACAGATGGCCCCCGGTCAAGATCATCGTGGCTTCGGGTCACCGTCAATTGAGCGACGAACTTTTACCGGTTGAGGGCAGGTTTTTTAGTAAGCCATACGATCATGCTCGCGTCATCGCGACCATTAGGGAAATGCTAGCCGCAGCCTAA
- a CDS encoding helix-turn-helix domain-containing protein, with product MEKIKDTKSLGLLIRQERKEQGLTQEQLAGVIGVGVRFLRELEAGKESCQIGRAMQVLAGLGLVVSVGRRQGSRS from the coding sequence ATGGAAAAGATCAAAGATACGAAAAGCCTTGGCCTGCTGATCCGTCAGGAGCGCAAAGAGCAAGGGTTAACCCAGGAGCAACTCGCCGGGGTAATTGGCGTGGGCGTACGTTTTCTGCGTGAACTCGAGGCCGGCAAAGAGAGCTGCCAGATCGGCCGTGCGATGCAAGTCCTAGCCGGTCTTGGTCTCGTCGTTTCCGTCGGCCGTCGCCAGGGTTCGCGATCATGA
- a CDS encoding dihydrodipicolinate synthase family protein, which translates to MTLFNGLSAFSITPTDAAGRVDTAILARLLKRILRAGANSIGLLGSTGCYAFLSRDERRRAVEAAMESVGGRIPVIVGVGALRTDEAEALARDAKAAGADGLLLAPMSYTPLTEEEVFQHMSAVAEAGGLPLCIYNNPGTTRFIFSDSLIARLAKVAGIAAIKMPLPADGDFRAELARLRAVTPAGFSIGYSGDWGAAQSLLSGGDAWYSVAAGLLPAEALALTRAAVAGDREEAERLDQAFQPLWSLFKEFGSFRVMYAIADIVGLCRVVPPRPILPLCPVDILRVEAALESLEIEPMGRAADT; encoded by the coding sequence ATGACCCTCTTCAACGGCCTTTCGGCCTTTTCCATCACACCGACGGATGCGGCGGGCCGCGTCGACACGGCGATCCTTGCGCGCCTGCTCAAACGCATCCTGCGGGCCGGCGCGAATTCCATCGGTCTTCTGGGCAGCACCGGCTGTTATGCTTTCCTGTCGCGGGATGAGCGGCGGCGCGCGGTCGAGGCCGCGATGGAGAGCGTCGGCGGCAGGATTCCCGTCATCGTCGGCGTCGGCGCGCTGCGCACGGACGAGGCGGAAGCGCTCGCCCGCGATGCGAAGGCGGCCGGGGCTGATGGCCTGCTGCTCGCACCCATGTCCTATACGCCGCTCACGGAGGAAGAGGTCTTTCAGCACATGTCCGCCGTCGCTGAGGCCGGCGGCTTGCCGCTGTGCATCTACAACAATCCCGGCACCACCCGGTTCATCTTCAGCGACAGCCTGATCGCGCGGCTTGCAAAGGTAGCCGGTATTGCTGCCATCAAGATGCCGCTGCCGGCGGATGGCGACTTCCGCGCCGAGCTTGCCCGGCTGCGCGCCGTGACACCTGCCGGTTTTTCCATCGGCTACAGCGGCGATTGGGGCGCGGCGCAATCGCTGCTGTCTGGCGGCGATGCCTGGTACAGCGTCGCCGCCGGCCTGCTGCCGGCCGAGGCCTTAGCGCTGACCCGAGCCGCCGTGGCCGGCGACAGGGAAGAAGCGGAGAGGCTCGACCAAGCGTTCCAACCGCTCTGGAGCCTGTTCAAGGAATTTGGGAGTTTTCGCGTGATGTATGCCATCGCGGATATTGTCGGTCTCTGCCGCGTCGTTCCACCACGGCCGATCCTGCCCCTGTGTCCTGTCGATATCCTGCGGGTGGAAGCGGCGCTCGAAAGCCTGGAAATCGAACCAATGGGACGTGCTGCGGATACCTGA
- a CDS encoding response regulator: protein MLIAEDEILIRLDVADTLREQGWEVVETGTADDALAVLARDEQFEVVLTDVHMPGAHTGLDLARMVKQSYRHIKVAVMSGQHRPSDDERHLFDLFLQKPILNIASALSPLAGNIDD from the coding sequence GTGTTGATCGCCGAAGATGAAATCCTTATCCGCTTGGACGTTGCAGACACCCTCCGTGAGCAAGGTTGGGAAGTCGTGGAAACTGGAACGGCGGATGATGCCCTTGCCGTGCTGGCGCGCGACGAACAGTTCGAAGTGGTGCTGACCGATGTTCATATGCCCGGTGCCCATACGGGCCTGGACCTGGCAAGGATGGTGAAACAGTCTTATCGTCACATCAAGGTTGCCGTGATGTCCGGCCAGCATCGACCATCCGACGATGAGCGGCACTTGTTTGACCTGTTTCTGCAAAAGCCGATTCTAAACATCGCAAGCGCGTTATCTCCGCTGGCAGGCAACATCGATGACTGA
- a CDS encoding response regulator, giving the protein MTDTPAYETILLVDADPLQRSTVGQYLRDCGYRVIEATDVAEAITALSHQDIEILVTDIALRDESGFQLSAKAREIRPDLRVVVTHSAERTAKIAGDLCEDGPLDHPYHPQQLVERIKRLRRS; this is encoded by the coding sequence ATGACTGACACACCAGCATACGAAACGATCCTACTTGTCGATGCCGATCCTTTACAGCGCTCGACAGTTGGTCAATATTTGAGGGACTGCGGATACCGGGTTATTGAGGCGACTGATGTCGCAGAGGCAATCACTGCTCTGTCCCATCAAGATATCGAAATTTTGGTAACAGACATAGCATTACGGGATGAGTCCGGGTTTCAGCTTTCCGCCAAAGCCAGAGAAATTCGGCCAGATCTCAGGGTGGTGGTGACACACTCGGCCGAGAGAACGGCCAAGATTGCGGGCGACCTTTGCGAAGATGGTCCGCTGGACCACCCCTACCATCCCCAGCAGCTTGTCGAGCGCATCAAGCGATTGCGACGATCCTGA
- a CDS encoding type II toxin-antitoxin system HipA family toxin, with protein sequence MTRVLDVYFRETKAGVLSRLEDSLLTFAYDSTYLLDQKSRAISFSMPLQEESFGDQVVRPFFSGLLPDEGARQRLAGALGLSAGNAFGLLEVIGGECAGALSLYPTGTAPEPSGQSNAEILTSERLDEILSRLRTRPLLGGDEGVRLSLAGAQDKLAVIVDDGYIALAKDGRPTTHILKPVIQALEGTVENEYFCMRLAARLKLPVPHVEIRLSGATAFLLVERYDRTKAADGIIERLHQEDLCQALSVPPELKYEAEGGPGTERSLGLIDQACARPVADRLQFIRMLIFHYLVGNADAHGKNYALLYGSDESDLAPIYDVVCTAVYPRLSKRLAMKIGGRDVPDTIQLKHWKTLVPETKSSQRILVRDLAQMAERIVSEADALVAELAEDGIKHPILSAIRKVISSRAGSLQRVTEQVP encoded by the coding sequence ATGACCCGCGTATTGGACGTCTATTTTCGCGAGACCAAGGCCGGCGTACTCAGCCGGCTCGAAGACAGCCTGCTGACTTTTGCCTATGACAGCACGTATCTCCTGGACCAAAAATCGCGGGCGATATCGTTCTCAATGCCCCTGCAAGAAGAATCATTTGGTGATCAGGTTGTGCGCCCGTTTTTCTCCGGGCTATTGCCGGATGAGGGCGCGCGGCAACGGCTTGCTGGGGCGCTGGGCCTTTCGGCAGGGAACGCCTTCGGACTGCTGGAAGTTATCGGGGGCGAATGTGCAGGGGCCCTGTCACTCTATCCTACAGGCACGGCGCCCGAACCTTCAGGCCAGTCCAACGCCGAAATTCTCACCTCAGAACGTCTGGATGAAATTCTCAGCAGGCTGCGGACCCGGCCTCTGCTTGGTGGAGATGAGGGCGTTCGTCTGTCGCTGGCCGGCGCGCAGGACAAACTGGCGGTCATTGTGGATGACGGTTACATTGCCTTGGCAAAAGACGGCAGACCAACGACCCATATCTTGAAACCAGTCATCCAGGCGTTGGAAGGCACGGTGGAAAACGAGTATTTTTGTATGCGCCTTGCTGCCCGCCTCAAGCTGCCAGTACCCCATGTCGAGATACGCCTTAGTGGAGCCACTGCTTTTCTCCTAGTGGAACGCTATGATCGGACGAAGGCTGCAGATGGCATCATCGAGCGCCTGCATCAGGAGGACCTCTGCCAGGCCCTTAGCGTACCGCCGGAGTTGAAGTATGAGGCTGAGGGCGGACCGGGAACAGAACGATCTCTCGGGCTGATCGACCAGGCCTGCGCGAGGCCCGTCGCGGATCGGTTACAGTTCATCCGCATGCTGATCTTTCATTATCTCGTGGGCAACGCCGATGCCCACGGCAAGAACTACGCCCTGCTTTACGGCTCCGATGAATCGGATCTGGCGCCGATCTACGATGTCGTTTGCACGGCCGTTTATCCCCGCTTGTCAAAGAGGCTCGCCATGAAAATTGGTGGCCGTGATGTGCCCGACACTATCCAGCTGAAGCATTGGAAGACATTGGTGCCCGAAACCAAATCTTCTCAGCGCATCCTGGTTCGCGATCTTGCCCAAATGGCGGAAAGGATTGTGAGCGAAGCCGATGCCCTTGTCGCAGAGTTGGCCGAAGACGGGATCAAGCACCCTATCCTGAGTGCAATTCGCAAGGTCATCTCAAGTCGGGCTGGTTCGCTGCAGAGGGTCACGGAGCAGGTGCCTTAA
- a CDS encoding sensor histidine kinase, protein MNGLPVDSELDWVLVLAPFRKDADYVAAFLREQKIEVKAAKVDGELVEHLALSPGIIVITHEALNPQVIVRITTHLAEQPDWSEVPIIVLLERTAPIERIRSQLLTSWPGSRLLFHTRPIAPLELVNGIQSNLLVRLRQRQVRDSIERERELRLELNHRVKNILASVTSIFQMTRRGATSVEGLASDFAGRLQALSNVHSAVFEAGGEEVSLSSVIDLTVSPYNSAGDSRIHISGPDIVVSRDAGTTIALCLHELITNAIKYGALSRPDGHVGLLWSVATNGSSELSLDWTEVGGPVVREPTRQGYGTRYVRSALGSLFGAVPEIIFAPGGFRLSVSGPLSRISARK, encoded by the coding sequence ATGAATGGCCTCCCGGTCGATAGCGAGCTGGACTGGGTGCTCGTCCTTGCTCCGTTTCGAAAGGACGCCGATTACGTCGCTGCTTTCCTTCGAGAACAGAAGATCGAGGTCAAGGCCGCCAAGGTCGACGGGGAGCTGGTCGAGCATCTCGCTTTATCTCCCGGCATCATCGTCATTACTCACGAGGCCCTCAACCCGCAGGTTATCGTACGGATTACCACGCATCTCGCGGAGCAGCCCGACTGGTCGGAAGTACCGATCATCGTCCTTTTGGAGCGGACAGCGCCGATTGAACGGATCCGCAGCCAATTGCTGACTTCATGGCCGGGCTCGCGTCTTTTGTTTCACACGCGTCCGATCGCGCCATTGGAACTCGTGAACGGAATCCAGTCAAATTTGCTGGTGCGGTTGCGCCAACGCCAGGTCCGCGATTCTATCGAGCGGGAACGGGAGCTACGTCTGGAGCTCAATCACCGGGTCAAGAATATCCTGGCGAGCGTCACGTCAATTTTTCAGATGACACGGCGCGGCGCCACGTCCGTCGAGGGGTTGGCAAGCGATTTTGCCGGTCGGCTGCAGGCCCTATCCAACGTCCACAGCGCCGTCTTTGAAGCCGGCGGCGAGGAGGTTTCGCTTTCATCCGTCATTGACCTGACGGTTTCTCCCTACAACAGCGCCGGCGATAGCCGCATTCATATCAGCGGGCCGGATATCGTTGTTAGCCGGGACGCCGGAACGACGATCGCGCTTTGCCTGCACGAACTTATCACGAACGCCATCAAATATGGCGCGCTTTCGCGTCCGGATGGGCATGTCGGTCTCTTGTGGTCTGTTGCCACAAACGGCAGTTCCGAACTCTCTTTGGACTGGACGGAAGTCGGAGGGCCGGTTGTGCGGGAGCCGACGCGGCAGGGTTATGGCACTCGATATGTGCGTTCGGCATTGGGATCGCTATTCGGCGCGGTTCCGGAAATCATATTCGCTCCAGGTGGGTTTCGCTTGTCAGTGAGCGGGCCTCTGTCACGCATTTCGGCGCGAAAATAG
- a CDS encoding LysR family transcriptional regulator ArgP yields MLDYSALRAVAAVVQTGSFEKAAGLLNVTPSAVSQRIKQLEERLGVVLIVRGAPCAATETGEWLCRHMENVGILEGELLRHLPALASPDESRQRVTLHIATNADSLATWFLAAIATFTKQTSYLANVAIDDEDHTAEWLERGRVLAAVTSHEKPVRGCRRLSLGMLRYHATASPDFMARHFPDELSPEALMRAPSLIFNQKDRLQTRWIRQTLGRDVTCPTHWLPSTQSFVEASLAGMGWGMNPALLVREHIAAGRLVELCPQSPLDIPLYWQINRLAADRLHELTREVMEKARIYLLH; encoded by the coding sequence ATGCTCGACTATTCCGCTCTCCGCGCCGTTGCGGCCGTGGTGCAGACCGGCAGCTTCGAAAAGGCTGCAGGTCTCCTGAACGTGACGCCCTCGGCCGTCTCCCAGCGTATCAAGCAGTTGGAGGAGCGCCTGGGCGTCGTGCTGATCGTTCGCGGTGCGCCCTGCGCGGCGACGGAGACGGGTGAGTGGCTCTGCCGGCACATGGAAAATGTCGGCATCCTGGAAGGCGAGTTGCTGCGGCATCTGCCGGCCCTGGCTTCGCCTGACGAATCCCGCCAGCGGGTGACACTGCACATCGCGACCAATGCCGACAGCCTCGCAACCTGGTTTCTGGCGGCGATCGCGACGTTCACGAAACAGACATCCTATCTCGCGAACGTGGCGATCGACGACGAGGACCATACGGCCGAATGGCTTGAGCGCGGGAGGGTGCTGGCGGCGGTCACCAGCCACGAAAAGCCGGTCCGAGGTTGCCGCCGCCTGTCCCTCGGCATGCTGCGCTATCATGCAACGGCGAGTCCGGATTTCATGGCACGCCACTTCCCCGACGAATTGTCGCCCGAAGCTCTGATGCGCGCACCATCGCTCATCTTCAACCAGAAAGACCGTTTGCAGACCCGGTGGATCCGTCAAACCCTCGGAAGGGACGTCACCTGCCCGACCCACTGGCTGCCGTCGACGCAAAGTTTCGTCGAAGCGAGTTTGGCCGGCATGGGCTGGGGCATGAACCCGGCGCTCCTGGTGCGAGAACACATCGCGGCGGGCCGCCTGGTCGAATTGTGTCCGCAATCCCCGCTCGACATTCCGCTCTACTGGCAGATCAACCGGCTCGCCGCAGACCGGCTGCACGAACTCACCCGAGAGGTCATGGAGAAAGCACGCATATACCTCTTGCACTGA
- a CDS encoding LysE/ArgO family amino acid transporter, whose translation MSFSVYFTGFTMGLSLIVAIGAQNAFVLRQGLRNEHVFAICLACALSDGVLILIGITSFQQIAAVLPWLDPLMRYGGAIFLVWYGAKNLYSAFRSSGALAAGEGNASSLRKALLTGLALTWLNPHVYLDTVVLLGTISTRFPGLEASFAAGAVTASFLFFFSLGYGATKLRPVFANPVAWRVLEGIVAVTMWLIAFKLASGL comes from the coding sequence ATGAGTTTTTCCGTTTATTTCACTGGGTTCACCATGGGCCTCAGCCTGATAGTGGCGATCGGAGCCCAGAACGCCTTTGTGTTGCGGCAGGGCCTGCGCAACGAGCATGTTTTTGCGATCTGCCTTGCCTGCGCGCTGTCCGATGGGGTGCTGATCCTGATCGGCATCACGAGTTTCCAGCAAATCGCCGCGGTGTTGCCATGGCTCGATCCTCTCATGCGCTATGGCGGGGCCATCTTCCTCGTCTGGTATGGCGCGAAAAACCTCTATTCCGCTTTTCGCTCGTCCGGCGCGCTGGCGGCGGGGGAGGGCAACGCCTCCAGCCTGCGCAAGGCGCTGCTCACCGGCCTTGCGCTCACCTGGCTCAATCCGCATGTCTATCTCGATACCGTGGTGCTGCTCGGCACGATCTCGACGCGCTTCCCGGGCCTTGAAGCGTCCTTCGCGGCCGGCGCGGTCACGGCTTCGTTCCTGTTCTTCTTCTCGCTTGGTTATGGCGCCACGAAGCTGCGGCCGGTCTTCGCCAATCCGGTGGCCTGGCGCGTTCTGGAGGGGATTGTCGCGGTGACAATGTGGCTGATCGCTTTCAAGCTCGCCAGTGGTCTATGA
- a CDS encoding DUF982 domain-containing protein yields the protein MKPDMFRKPVTILVGLGFPAEVQSVMDAYRHLVEWPTSFRDTAHTIALKACQAALGGEIEAETARGLFAAFAEKHKILAPETPAITGSRMRDDSGPHAQ from the coding sequence ATGAAACCCGATATGTTCAGAAAACCTGTCACCATTCTCGTCGGTTTGGGTTTCCCTGCGGAAGTTCAAAGCGTCATGGACGCCTACCGACACCTTGTCGAGTGGCCGACCTCGTTCAGAGACACGGCACACACCATTGCCCTGAAAGCATGTCAGGCGGCGCTTGGCGGTGAAATCGAAGCCGAGACGGCGCGCGGCCTGTTCGCAGCCTTCGCGGAAAAGCATAAGATTCTTGCCCCTGAAACGCCCGCGATCACGGGTTCCCGCATGCGGGACGACAGTGGTCCCCACGCGCAGTGA